The following coding sequences lie in one Phycicoccus duodecadis genomic window:
- a CDS encoding NADH-ubiquinone oxidoreductase-F iron-sulfur binding region domain-containing protein, with the protein MRTVAPPARVEVSLGPLLLSGVDDGPGLDAHRARFGELPALDTASLVALADDARVRGRGGAGFPLGRKLRTVHERSGRRPSRRPVVVVNAAEGEPASAKDETLLRVAPHLVLDGAALAARALGARRVHVVVPADRPQVGAAVRDALAERSGHRERWTVHEAEGRFVAGQARAVLELMEGRPGLPVTAWAPEAVEGFKGRPTLLANAESWAHLGLLALVGLPRYGAFGTPDEPGTMLLTLTRPPGPDGRFDLARVVEVAHGDAASDVLDADALAAPLLVGGFHGAWLHPRDLERLVWTQAHLRSLGAALGAGALVSLAPGDCPVALTAAWTEYLAGESAGRCGPCRNGLPALAQEVRGLAEGADTRRRIQELTGLVVGRGACAHPDGTSRLVRSLLTTLGDRVEGHLAGSCGCAHPFPARVA; encoded by the coding sequence ATGAGGACGGTCGCGCCCCCGGCCCGGGTCGAGGTGAGCCTCGGCCCCCTGCTCCTCTCCGGCGTGGACGACGGCCCGGGTCTGGACGCCCACCGCGCACGCTTCGGCGAGCTGCCCGCCCTCGACACGGCATCCCTGGTCGCCCTGGCCGACGACGCCCGGGTCCGCGGCCGCGGCGGGGCCGGCTTCCCGCTGGGGCGCAAGCTGCGGACCGTGCACGAGCGCAGCGGCCGTCGCCCGTCGCGCCGGCCGGTCGTCGTGGTCAACGCGGCCGAGGGCGAGCCGGCCAGCGCCAAGGACGAGACCCTGCTCCGGGTGGCCCCGCACCTCGTCCTGGACGGTGCCGCCTTGGCCGCCCGGGCCCTCGGGGCGCGCCGCGTGCACGTCGTGGTCCCGGCCGACCGCCCGCAGGTCGGCGCGGCGGTGCGCGACGCGCTCGCCGAGCGGTCCGGCCACCGGGAGCGCTGGACGGTGCACGAGGCGGAAGGCCGGTTCGTCGCCGGGCAGGCCCGCGCCGTGCTGGAGCTGATGGAGGGCCGGCCCGGGCTGCCCGTGACGGCGTGGGCGCCGGAGGCGGTCGAGGGGTTCAAGGGCCGCCCGACCCTGCTGGCCAACGCCGAGTCGTGGGCCCACCTCGGGCTGCTCGCGCTCGTGGGACTGCCGCGCTACGGGGCGTTCGGGACGCCGGACGAGCCGGGCACGATGCTGCTCACGCTCACCCGTCCGCCCGGGCCCGACGGTCGCTTCGACCTCGCGCGGGTCGTCGAGGTCGCCCACGGGGACGCTGCCTCCGACGTCCTGGACGCCGACGCCCTCGCCGCGCCGCTGCTCGTGGGTGGCTTCCACGGTGCGTGGCTCCACCCGCGTGACCTGGAGCGCCTGGTCTGGACCCAGGCGCACCTGCGCTCGCTCGGCGCCGCCCTGGGCGCCGGCGCGCTGGTGTCCCTCGCCCCCGGCGACTGCCCGGTGGCGCTGACCGCCGCGTGGACCGAGTACCTCGCGGGCGAGTCCGCCGGGCGCTGCGGCCCGTGCCGCAACGGGCTGCCCGCCCTGGCCCAGGAGGTGCGGGGGCTCGCCGAGGGCGCCGACACCCGGCGCCGCATCCAGGAGCTGACCGGGCTGGTCGTCGGCCGCGGCG
- a CDS encoding glycerol-3-phosphate acyltransferase encodes MGALLLVLWTAALVVAAFLVGSVNPATLVARALGRDLRTAGSGNPGATNAGRVLGPRWGVLVLVLDVLKAYLPTLLVARAFGVGPALLVGLAVVLGHTFSPFLRGRGGKGVACALGAILAVEPLVAVGALVLFAVAVAVLRVVGEASVVATVGLLLVGVLGVVGLLPFVSAWVGGWLVLVAAVVLSRHHRNVRAWWWRRRRR; translated from the coding sequence ATGGGGGCCCTGCTCCTCGTCCTCTGGACGGCCGCGCTGGTGGTCGCCGCGTTCCTCGTCGGGTCGGTCAACCCGGCGACCCTGGTGGCGCGGGCGCTGGGGCGCGACCTGCGCACGGCGGGCTCGGGCAACCCGGGCGCCACCAACGCCGGGCGGGTCCTCGGGCCGCGGTGGGGCGTGCTGGTGCTGGTGCTCGACGTGCTGAAGGCCTACCTGCCGACGCTGCTGGTGGCGCGGGCGTTCGGGGTCGGGCCGGCGCTGCTGGTGGGGCTGGCCGTGGTGCTGGGGCACACCTTCAGCCCGTTCCTGCGGGGGCGCGGCGGCAAGGGGGTGGCGTGTGCGCTCGGGGCGATCCTGGCCGTCGAGCCGCTGGTCGCGGTGGGGGCGCTGGTGCTGTTCGCCGTGGCCGTCGCGGTGCTGCGGGTCGTGGGCGAGGCCTCGGTCGTGGCGACGGTGGGGCTGCTGCTCGTCGGCGTGCTGGGCGTGGTCGGGCTGCTGCCGTTCGTGTCGGCCTGGGTCGGCGGCTGGCTGGTGCTGGTGGCAGCCGTGGTGCTGTCGCGTCACCACCGCAACGTGCGTGCATGGTGGTGGCGGCGCCGACGGCGCTG
- a CDS encoding DegV family protein: MATAIVTDSTAYLPAELLEGLDVRVVPLHVVVGGRAFREGVDIGPSEVAAALRAFTPVSTSRPAPQAFLDAYAAAAAAGADAVVSVHISAELSSTLGGAELAAAQAPVPVTVIDSRALGMVMGYAVLAGARRAAAGASADEVARVVRETCAGASVVFYVDTLEFLRRGGRIGRAGALVGSALAIKPILGLRDGQIVPLERVRTATRAIGRLEDLAAEAAQLAVDAGREVDLAVHHLDSAERAARLAERLAERVPGAGMRVVELGAVVGAHVGPGTLAVAVVPRVAG, translated from the coding sequence ATGGCCACCGCGATCGTCACCGACTCCACGGCCTACCTGCCGGCCGAGCTCCTCGAGGGCCTCGACGTGCGGGTCGTGCCGCTGCACGTGGTCGTGGGCGGTCGCGCGTTCCGCGAGGGGGTCGACATCGGGCCGTCCGAGGTGGCCGCGGCGCTGCGGGCCTTCACTCCGGTGTCGACCTCCCGCCCGGCCCCGCAGGCGTTCCTCGACGCGTACGCGGCCGCGGCCGCGGCCGGAGCCGACGCGGTCGTGTCGGTCCACATCTCGGCCGAGCTGTCGAGCACGCTCGGGGGCGCCGAGCTCGCCGCCGCCCAGGCGCCGGTACCCGTCACGGTCATCGACTCCCGGGCTCTGGGGATGGTGATGGGGTACGCCGTGCTCGCGGGGGCGCGCCGGGCGGCAGCCGGTGCCTCGGCGGACGAGGTGGCGCGGGTGGTGCGCGAGACCTGTGCCGGCGCCTCCGTCGTGTTCTACGTCGACACCCTCGAGTTCCTGCGCCGCGGCGGGCGCATCGGGCGGGCCGGGGCGCTAGTCGGGTCGGCGCTGGCCATCAAGCCCATCCTCGGCCTGCGCGACGGGCAGATCGTGCCGCTCGAGCGGGTCCGCACCGCGACGCGCGCGATCGGCCGGCTCGAGGACCTCGCGGCCGAGGCGGCCCAGCTGGCCGTCGACGCCGGGCGCGAAGTCGACCTGGCCGTGCACCACCTCGACTCGGCGGAGCGCGCGGCCCGGCTGGCCGAGCGGCTGGCCGAGCGGGTGCCGGGCGCGGGGATGCGGGTGGTCGAGCTCGGGGCGGTGGTGGGGGCGCACGTCGGCCCGGGCACCCTCGCCGTCGCGGTCGTCCCGCGCGTGGCCGGCTGA
- a CDS encoding FAD:protein FMN transferase produces MTSVAPAPGVRLDPRHGAASWHALGTYVELRTSSAALDAAARLVVDVLDEVDAACSRFRPDSDLSVANARPGRPVAVSPVLVGAVRVALEAAVETSGLVDPTLGEVLRGAGYDRTFTLVPSDDPSPAALPGARGSWRDVVVDDAALCVPVGAALDLGATGKAYAADLAALTVVEELGVDVLVNVGGDLRVAGPDPQAPTRYPVVVGHSREDLPGGGASTTVVVADGGLATSSVSARRWRRGGRQWHHLVDPRTGGPADGPWRTVTALGHSAVAANTASTVAVVLGTDAVPWLTARGVAARLVAHDGTVTRTPAWAAAGLEEDR; encoded by the coding sequence GTGACCTCGGTGGCCCCGGCTCCCGGGGTCCGGCTCGACCCCCGGCACGGTGCCGCCTCCTGGCACGCCCTGGGCACCTACGTCGAGCTGAGGACGAGCAGCGCCGCGCTGGACGCGGCGGCCCGGCTCGTGGTGGACGTCCTCGACGAGGTGGACGCCGCGTGCAGCCGGTTCCGTCCCGACAGCGACCTGTCGGTGGCCAACGCCCGTCCCGGCCGTCCAGTGGCCGTCTCGCCGGTGCTCGTCGGTGCGGTGCGCGTCGCACTCGAGGCCGCCGTCGAGACGTCGGGGCTCGTCGACCCCACCCTCGGCGAGGTCCTGCGGGGCGCCGGCTACGACCGCACCTTCACCCTCGTCCCGAGCGACGACCCGTCCCCCGCGGCCCTGCCGGGGGCCCGCGGCTCCTGGCGCGACGTCGTCGTCGACGACGCCGCGCTGTGTGTCCCCGTCGGGGCTGCCCTGGACCTCGGCGCCACCGGCAAGGCGTACGCCGCGGACCTCGCCGCGCTCACCGTGGTCGAGGAGCTCGGCGTCGACGTCCTGGTCAACGTCGGCGGCGACCTCAGGGTCGCGGGCCCGGACCCGCAGGCCCCGACGCGCTACCCCGTCGTCGTCGGGCACAGCCGCGAGGACCTGCCGGGCGGCGGGGCGAGCACCACCGTCGTCGTCGCGGACGGCGGGCTCGCGACCTCGAGCGTGTCCGCCCGGCGCTGGCGTCGCGGCGGCCGGCAGTGGCACCACCTCGTCGACCCGCGCACCGGCGGCCCCGCCGACGGCCCCTGGCGCACCGTGACGGCCCTCGGCCACAGCGCGGTGGCCGCCAACACGGCCAGCACCGTGGCGGTCGTGCTGGGGACGGATGCCGTGCCGTGGCTGACCGCCCGGGGCGTGGCCGCCCGGCTGGTCGCGCACGACGGCACCGTGACCCGTACGCCCGCCTGGGCCGCCGCCGGCCTCGAGGAGGACCGATGA
- a CDS encoding response regulator transcription factor yields the protein MAHVLVIEDDPAIRSALVRSLTDRGHAVTSSRAGLDGLQLALGTQPDVVLLDLGLPDLDGHSLLSMLRAVRTTPVIVVTARDDDPSVVRALDAGADDYVVKPFTMNQLEARMRAVLRRVGDDGAPATLEVGELVLDPASRSATLRGTALDLSRREFDLLVYLAQHVGEVVSKRDVLADVWNQPYGGGERTVDVHLSWLRRKLGESAAHPVYLHSVRGVGVRLAPPSAPDPAG from the coding sequence GTGGCACACGTGCTCGTCATCGAGGACGACCCGGCGATCCGGTCGGCCCTCGTGCGCTCGCTCACCGACCGTGGCCACGCGGTGACCAGCTCGCGGGCGGGGCTCGACGGGCTCCAGCTGGCTCTCGGCACCCAGCCCGACGTCGTCCTGCTCGACCTCGGCCTGCCCGACCTCGACGGCCACAGCCTCCTCAGCATGCTGCGGGCCGTCCGCACCACCCCCGTCATCGTGGTGACCGCCCGCGACGACGACCCCTCGGTCGTGCGCGCCCTCGACGCCGGCGCCGACGACTACGTGGTGAAACCGTTCACGATGAACCAGCTGGAGGCTCGGATGCGGGCGGTCCTGCGCCGGGTCGGCGACGACGGCGCCCCCGCGACCCTCGAGGTGGGCGAGCTGGTGCTGGACCCGGCGAGCCGGTCGGCCACCCTGCGCGGCACCGCGCTGGACCTCTCGCGCCGCGAGTTCGACCTGCTCGTCTACCTCGCCCAGCACGTCGGGGAGGTCGTGAGCAAGCGCGACGTGCTCGCCGACGTGTGGAACCAGCCGTACGGCGGGGGCGAGCGCACCGTCGACGTCCACCTGTCGTGGCTGCGCCGCAAGCTGGGCGAGAGCGCGGCTCACCCGGTGTACCTGCACAGCGTGCGGGGCGTCGGGGTGCGGCTCGCCCCGCCCAGCGCACCGGACCCCGCGGGATGA
- a CDS encoding ferric reductase-like transmembrane domain-containing protein: MTSPLLWYLNRGTGIVLVAVFSLTVVLGVLATGRAVSPWWPRFVTQGLHRALSAVSVLLLLAHALIAVVDEYVDIRWWQALVPFGSSYRPLWLGLGTAALDLTAVVVATSLARSRLPHRLWFLVHLTTYLAWGLGLLHGFMIGTDAHLGWSVAVTAACVGLVALLGAARVVAVLRARGRSRAPSRTPAPRSGEPASR; the protein is encoded by the coding sequence ATGACCTCGCCGCTGCTCTGGTACCTCAACCGTGGCACGGGCATCGTGCTCGTCGCCGTGTTCAGCCTGACCGTGGTCCTCGGCGTCCTGGCCACGGGCCGCGCCGTCAGCCCCTGGTGGCCGCGCTTCGTGACCCAGGGGCTGCACCGCGCGCTCTCCGCGGTCTCGGTGCTGCTGCTGCTCGCCCACGCGCTCATCGCCGTCGTCGACGAGTACGTCGACATCCGGTGGTGGCAGGCGCTGGTGCCCTTCGGGTCGTCCTACCGCCCGCTGTGGCTCGGCCTGGGCACCGCCGCGCTCGACCTGACGGCGGTCGTGGTCGCGACCTCGCTCGCCCGCTCCCGGCTCCCCCACCGCCTCTGGTTCCTGGTGCACCTCACCACGTACCTCGCCTGGGGTCTGGGCCTGCTGCACGGGTTCATGATCGGCACCGACGCGCACCTGGGCTGGTCGGTGGCGGTCACGGCGGCCTGCGTCGGCCTGGTCGCCCTCCTGGGGGCCGCCCGCGTCGTCGCGGTCCTGCGGGCGCGGGGCCGCTCCCGGGCGCCCTCCCGGACGCCGGCCCCCCGGTCCGGCGAGCCGGCCTCCCGATGA
- a CDS encoding sensor histidine kinase yields the protein MTRRIAWLVAATTSAVVVAFVVPLCFLVANLASDRASTRAREQAQSVARFVATLTDRATLDRTVADLSAQGPRVVVVAPDGTLLGGDRTLPATTWAAVIRARTAQQAFTSPRDGGLDALVPVSTDEGLDVVVADVSTDDLRAGVPAAWLTIGTLGLLLVAASVGAAWRLGRRVTVPVTDLAAVAHRLREGDDTARAVPGGPPETAELGRALNALADRIHGLVAAERENVADLGHRLRTPVTALRLDTDLVADAEVAQRLREHVDHLQRSIDEVVREARHSVRSDLIAPTRPHPVVRDRVAFWAPLAEDQGRRLRWHGDEHAPPVRLHDEALREVVDTLLDNVFAHTPEGAEARVSVRAHPRHGGRSRPATEVDVVVEDAGPGMARPWGGRGDSAAGSTGLGLAIVHRLAAAAGGTVVLGVSDLGGLRVTVTLPAADGG from the coding sequence ATGACCCGCCGCATCGCCTGGCTCGTCGCCGCGACGACCTCGGCGGTCGTGGTCGCGTTCGTGGTGCCGCTCTGCTTCCTCGTCGCGAACCTGGCGAGCGACCGGGCCTCCACCCGGGCCCGTGAGCAGGCCCAGAGCGTGGCCCGCTTCGTCGCCACCCTGACCGACCGCGCGACGCTCGACCGCACGGTGGCCGACCTGTCGGCCCAGGGCCCCCGCGTGGTCGTCGTGGCACCCGACGGCACCCTGCTCGGGGGTGACCGGACGCTGCCCGCCACGACCTGGGCGGCCGTCATCCGGGCGCGCACCGCGCAGCAGGCGTTCACCAGCCCACGCGACGGCGGCCTGGACGCCCTGGTGCCGGTGTCCACCGACGAGGGCCTCGACGTGGTGGTGGCGGATGTCAGCACGGACGACCTGCGGGCCGGCGTGCCGGCTGCCTGGCTGACCATCGGCACCCTCGGCCTGCTCCTGGTGGCCGCGTCGGTGGGGGCCGCCTGGCGCCTCGGCCGGCGCGTCACCGTCCCGGTCACGGACCTGGCGGCGGTCGCGCACCGGCTGCGCGAGGGCGACGACACGGCGCGCGCGGTGCCCGGCGGCCCTCCCGAGACGGCCGAGCTCGGCCGGGCCCTCAACGCGCTGGCCGACCGCATCCACGGCCTCGTGGCCGCCGAGCGGGAGAACGTGGCCGACCTGGGACACCGCCTGCGGACCCCGGTGACCGCACTGCGTCTCGACACCGACCTGGTCGCCGACGCCGAGGTCGCCCAGCGGCTGCGCGAGCACGTCGACCACCTGCAGCGCAGCATCGACGAGGTGGTGCGCGAGGCCAGACACTCGGTGCGCTCGGACCTCATCGCGCCCACCCGCCCGCATCCGGTGGTCCGCGACCGGGTGGCGTTCTGGGCTCCCCTGGCCGAGGACCAGGGGCGTCGCCTCCGGTGGCACGGCGACGAGCACGCACCACCGGTCCGGCTGCACGACGAGGCCCTGCGCGAGGTGGTCGACACCCTGCTCGACAACGTCTTCGCGCACACCCCCGAAGGCGCCGAGGCCCGGGTGAGCGTGCGGGCGCACCCGCGCCACGGCGGCCGGTCGCGGCCCGCGACCGAGGTGGACGTGGTCGTCGAGGACGCGGGGCCGGGGATGGCGCGACCGTGGGGCGGGCGCGGCGACAGCGCCGCCGGGTCGACCGGGCTCGGCCTGGCCATCGTGCACCGGCTGGCAGCGGCGGCCGGCGGCACGGTGGTCCTGGGCGTGAGCGACCTCGGGGGGCTGCGGGTCACGGTGACCCTGCCGGCCGCCGACGGGGGCTGA